In Cyclopterus lumpus isolate fCycLum1 chromosome 17, fCycLum1.pri, whole genome shotgun sequence, a genomic segment contains:
- the them6 gene encoding protein THEM6, which translates to MWWALWVLTALLALFCTLDVWYFLRAAAVILRAWFQPPIWDVTAEQIQTGRVTPRDIDMCHMNNARYLRECDFARFSLYMRNGVFKALRALKASMVVGATTIRYRRALCIGEGYELRSRVVTWDDKAFYLEQRFVSAKDGLVCAVMYCKQSVTRSSPDKIMQHLCKRKVQCPELPEDLQHWVNFISASSQALRAESGLDEKNK; encoded by the exons ATGTGGTGGGCGCTGTGGGTGCTCACCGCCTTGCTGGCTCTCTTCTGTACTCTGGACGTGTGGTACTTCCTCCGGGCCGCTGCTGTGATCCTCCGGGCCTGGTTCCAGCCTCCGATCTGGGACGTCACAGCGGAGCAGATCCAAACGGGCCGGGTCACCCCCCGAGACATCGACATGTGCCACATGAACAACGCTCGTTACCTCCGCGAGTGTGACTTTGCCCGCTTCTCCCTCTACATGCGCAACGGGGTGTTCAAGGCACTGCGGGCGCTCAAAGCTTCAATGGTCGTGGGGGCCACCACCATCCGCTACCGCAGGGCTCTGTGCATAGGGGAGGGGTACGAGCTGCGGAGCCGCGTCGTCACCTGGGACGACAAAGCTTTTTACCTGGAGCAGAGATTTGTGTCGGCGAAAGACGGTTTGGTGTGCGCCGTCATGTACTGCAAGCAGAGCGTCACACGCAGCAGCCCAGACAAGATCATGCAGCACCTGTGCAAGCGGAAG GTGCAGTGCCCGGAGCTCCCAGAGGACCTTCAGCACTGGGTCAACTTCATCTCCGCCAGCAGCCAGGCCCTCAGAGCCGAGAGTGGACTAGACGAGAAGAACAAATGA
- the si:ch73-52e5.2 gene encoding protein THEM6 — translation MLLLVLGALLLLFCSLDVWYFLRGVQVFVQAWFQPRVRDMLAEQSIDGTVLPHDLDYMGHMNNSRYLRECDFARFHHYMRNGLFMASRKLGARMVVGASTIRYRRSLAFREAFEIRTKIVGWDEKAFYVEQRFVSKRDGFVSAVMLCRQNVVHCSPESILEFVCKRKVDCPAFPEDLKHWISFISASSQALRAESGLEEKNK, via the exons AtgttgctgctggtgctgggtgccctcctcctgctcttctgcAGTCTGGATGTGTGGTACTTCCTACGAGGAGTCCAGGTGTTTGTCCAGGCGTGGTTCCAACCCAGAGTACGAGACATGCTGGCCGAGCAAAGCATCGACGGAACGGTCCTTCCCCACGATTTGGACTACATGGGCCACATGAACAACTCCCGATATCTAAGGGAGTGTGACTTTGCCCGCTTTCACCATTACATGCGAAACGGCCTGTTCATGGCGTCGCGCAAACTGGGGGCCAGAATGGTGGTCGGGGCTTCCACCATCCGGTACCGGCGCTCCCTGGCTTTCCGCGAGGCTTTTGAGATTCGGACGAAAATAGTGGGCTGGGATGAGAAGGCGTTTTACGTGGAGCAGCGCTTCGTGTCCAAGCGAGACGGGTTCGTCTCCGCGGTCATGCTCTGCAGGCAGAATGTGGTGCACTGCAGCCCGGAGAGCATCCTCGAGTTTGTCTGcaagaggaag GTCGACTGCCCGGCGTTTCCCGAAGACCTGAAACACTGGATCAGCTTCATCTCAGCCAGCAGCCAGGCTCTGAGAGCAGAGAGCGGACTGGAAGAGAAGAACAAGTGA
- the LOC117746977 gene encoding tripartite motif-containing protein 16-like, whose protein sequence is MAQERVQLINIVSVICYLCSLDEHKGHDTVSAAAERTERQRELEGSRLNIQQRIQDREKDLKLLHQEVEAINLSADKTVEDSEKIFTELIRLMAKRSSRVKQQVRSQQRTEVSRVKELQEKLEQEITELKRNDAELKMLSHTEDLNQLLHHYPSLSPLSGSTDSSSINIRPLRYFEDVTAAVSGLRDELQDVLREKWTNVSLTGTKVDVLLSAPEPKTRDGFLRCSRDITLDPNTADTLLLLSDGNRKATIMMEHQSYSSHPDRFTSYSQVLSRESLTGRCYWEVKWRGGGVDVAVAYKSISRKGNGDECVFGYNNKSWALRCNKNSCNFQYNKVQTPVSGPRSSRLGVYLDHRAGILSFYSVSETMTLLHRVQTTFTQPLYAGLHPFSYGDTAELCNLK, encoded by the coding sequence ATGGCGCAGGAACGAGTTCAGCTGATCAACATTGTATCTGTTATCTGTTATCTCTGCTCTCTGGATGAACATAAAGGCCACGACaccgtctcagctgcagcagaaaggaccgagaggcagagagagctggaggggagtcgactaaacatccagcagagaatccaggacagagagaaagacctgaagctgctccatcaggaggtggaggccatcaacctctctgctgataaaacagtggaggacagtgagaagatcttCACTGAGCTGATCCGTCTCATGGCGAAAAGAAGCTCTCgtgtgaagcagcaggtcagatcccagcagagaactgaagtgagtcgagtcaaagagcttcaggagaaactggagcaggagatcactgagctgaagaggaacgacgctgagctgaagatgctctcacacacagaggatctcaACCAGCTTCTCCACCACTACCCCTCACTGTCACCACTCAGTGGGTCTACAGACTCATCCAGCATCAACATCCGTCCTCTGAGATACTTTGAGGACGTGACGGCGGCTGTTTCAGGACTCAGAGATGAACTACAGGACGTCCTGAGAGAGAAGTGGACAAACGTCTCACTGACGGGGACTAAAGTGGATGTTTTACTGTCTGCACCAGAGCCCAAGACCAGAGATGGATTCTTAAGATGTTCACGTGACATCACtctggatccaaacacagcagacacactgcTGTTATTATCTGATGGGAACAGAAAAGCAACGATAATGATGGAACATCAGTCTTATTCTAGTCACCCAGACAGGTTCACTAGTTATTCTCAGGTCCTGAgtagagagagtctgactggacgttgttactgggaggtgaagtggagaggaggaggagttgatgTAGCAGTTGCGTACAAGAGTATCAGCAGAAAAGGGAACGgggatgaatgtgtgtttggataCAATAACAAATCTTGGGCATTAAGATGTAACAAAAACAGTTGTAACTTTCAGTACAACAAAGTCCAAACCCCTGTCTCTGGTCCTCGGTCCTCCAGACTAGGAgtgtacctggatcacagagcaggtattctgtccttctacagcgtctctgaaaccatgactctcctccacagagtccagaccacattcactcagcctctctatgcTGGACTTCATCCTTTCAGTTATGGAGACACTGCTGAGTTGTGTAATCTGAAATAG
- the LOC117746976 gene encoding tripartite motif-containing protein 16-like — protein MANKRIKLDQETFTCCICLDLLRDPLTIPCGHNYCMNCIKDHWNKEDEKNLYSCPLCRQTFTPRPVLLKNTMLAVLVEQLKKTGLQAAPADHCYARPKDVACDVCTGRRLKAFKSCLVCLVSYCEKHLQPHYDAHPFKKHQLVDPSNRLQENICSHHNEVMKIFCRTDQQCICYLCLMDEHKGHDTVSAAAERTERQRELEGSRLNIQQRIQDREKDLKLLHQEVEAINLSADKTVEDSEKIFTELIRLMAKRSSRVKQQVRSQQRTEVSRVKELQEKLEQEITELKRNDAELKLLSHTEDLNQLLLNYPSLSPLSESTDSSSIIIRPLRYFEDVTAAVSGLRDELQDVLREKWTNVSLKVTEVDALLSQPEPKTRAGFLKYSCDVTLDPNTATTWLSLSDGNRKAKVMREEQSYSSHPDRFSRCDQVLSRESLTGRCYWEVKWRGGGVDVAVAYKSISRKGNGDECVFGYNNKSWALRCNKNSCNFQYNKVQTPVSGPRSSRLGVYLDHRAGILSFYSVSETMTLLHRVQTTFTQPLYAGLHPFSYGDTAELCNLK, from the coding sequence atggcaaataaaagaaTTAAGCTGGACCAGGAGACCTTCACTTGTTGcatctgtctggatctcctgagGGATCCGTTGACTATTCCCTGTGGACACAACTACTGCATGAACTGTATTAAAGACCACTGGAATAAAGAGGACGAGAAGAATCTCTACAGCTGCCCTCTGTGTAGGCAGACCTTCACACCGAGGCCTGTCCTGCTGAAGAACACCATGTTGGCAGTTttagtggagcagctgaagaagactggactccaagctgctcctgctgatcacTGCTATGCTAGACCTAAAGATGTGGCCTGTGATGtctgcactgggaggagactgaaggccttcaagtcctgtctggtgtgtctggtttcttactgtgagaaacaccTTCAGCCTCATTATGATGCACATCCATTCAAGaaacaccagctggtggacccctccaacagactccaggagaacatctgctctcatcataatgaggtgatgaagatctTCTGTCGTACTGATCAGCAGTGTATCTGCTACCTCTGCTTAATGGATGAACATAAAGGCCACGACaccgtctcagctgcagcagaaaggaccgagaggcagagagagctggaggggagtcgactaaacatccagcagagaatccaggacagagagaaagacctgaagctgctccatcaggaggtggaggccatcaacctctctgctgataaaacagtggaggacagtgagaagatcttCACTGAGCTGATCCGTCTCATGGCGAAAAGAAGCTCTCGCgtgaagcagcaggtcagatcccagcagagaactgaagtgagtcgagtcaaagagcttcaggagaagctggagcaggagatcactgagctgaagaggaacgacgctgagctgaagctgctctcacacacagaggatctcaACCAGCTTCTACTCAACTACCCCTCACTGTCACCACTTAGTGAGTCTACAGACTCATCCAGTATCATCATCCGTCCTCTGAGATACTTTGAGGACGTGACGGCGGCTGTTTCAGGACTCAGAGATGAACTACAGGACGTCCTGAGAGAGAAGTGGACAAACGTCTCACTGAAGGTGACTGAAGTGGATGCTTTACTGTCTCAACCAGAGCCCAAGACCAGAGCTGGATTCTTAAAGTATTCATGTGATGTCACACTGGATCCCAACACAGCAACCACATGGCTGTCATTATCTGATGGGAACAGAAAAGCAAAAGTAATGAGAGAAGAACAGTCTTATTCTAGTCACCCAGACCGATTCAGTAGATGTGATCAGGTCCTGAgtagagagagtctgactggacgttgttactgggaggtgaagtggagaggaggaggagttgatgTAGCAGTTGCGTACAAGAGTATCAGCAGAAAAGGGAACGgggatgaatgtgtgtttggataCAATAACAAATCTTGGGCATTAAGATGTAACAAAAACAGTTGTAACTTTCAGTACAACAAAGTCCAAACCCCTGTCTCTGGTCCTCGGTCCTCCAGACTAGGAgtgtacctggatcacagagcaggtattctgtccttctacagcgtctctgaaaccatgactctcctccacagagtccagaccacattcactcagcctctctatgcTGGACTTCATCCTTTCAGTTATGGAGACACTGCTGAGTTGTGTAATCTGAAATAG
- the LOC117746817 gene encoding E3 ubiquitin/ISG15 ligase TRIM25-like isoform X2, translating to MANKRIKLDQETFSCSICLDFLKDPVTIPCGHSYCMNCIKHHWDEENGKKLHSCPQCRQTFTPRPVLLKNTMLADLVEQLKKTGLQAAPADHCYAGPEDVACDVCTRKRLKAIKSCLVCLVSYCEKHLQPHFKSYAFENHQLVDPSNQLQENICSRHDEVMKIFCRTDQQCICYLCLMDEHKGHDTVSSEAERTERQRELEGSRLNIQQRIQDREKDLKLLHQEVEAINLSADKTVEDSEKIFTELIRLMAKRSSRVKQQVRSQQRTEVSRVKELQEKLEQEITELKRNDAELKLLSHTEDLNQLLLNYPSLSPLSESTDSSSIIIRPLRYFEDVTAAVSGLRDELQDVLREKWTNPKTRAGFLKYSCDVTLDPNTATTWLSLSDENRKAKVMREEQSYSSHPDRFSGCDQVLSRESLTGRCYWEVKWRGGGVDVAVAYKSISRKGNGDECVFGYNNKSWALRCNKNSCNFQYNKVQTPVSGPRSSRLGVYLDHRAGILSFYSVSETMTLLHRVQTTFTQPLYAGLHPFSYGDTAELCNLK from the exons atggcaaataaaagaaTTAAGCTGGACCAGGAGACCTTCTCTTGTTCCATCTGTCTGGATTTCCTGAAGGATCCGGTGACTATTCCCTGTGGACACAGCTACTGCATGAACTGTATTAAACACCACTGGGATGAAGAGAATGGGAAGAAGCTCCACAGCTGCCCTCAGTGTAGGCAGACCTTCACACCGAGGCCTGTCCTGCTGAAGAACACCATGTTAGCAGATttagtggagcagctgaagaagactggactccaagctgctcctgctgatcactgctatgctggacctgaagatgtGGCCTGTGATGTCTGCACTAGGAAGAGACTAAAAGCCATCAAGTCTTGTCTGGTGTGTCTGGTttcttactgtgagaaacaccTTCAGCCTCATTTTAAATCTTATGCATTTGAAAatcaccagctggtggacccctccaaccagctccaggagaacatctgctctcGTCATGACGAGGTGATGAAGATCTTCTGTCGTACTGATCAGCAGTGTATCTGCTACCTCTGCTTAATGGATGAACATAAAGGCCACGACACCGTCTCATCTGAAGCAGAAaggaccgagaggcagagagaactggaggggagtcgactaaacatccagcagagaatccaggacagagagaaagacctgaagctgctccatcaggaggtggaggccatcaacctctctgctgataaaacagtggaggacagtgagaagatcttCACTGAGCTGATCCGTCTCATGGCGAAAAGAAGCTCTCgtgtgaagcagcaggtcagatcccagcagagaactgaagtgagtcgagtcaaagagcttcaggagaagctggagcaggagatcactgagctgaagcggaacgacgctgagctgaagctgctctcacacacagaggatctcaACCAGCTTCTACTCAACTACCCCTCACTGTCACCACTTAGTGAGTCTACAGACTCATCCAGCATCATCATCCGTCCTCTGAGATACTTTGAGGACGTGACGGCGGCTGTTTCAGGACTCAGAGATGAACTACAGGACGTCCTGAGAGAGAAGTGGACAAAC CCCAAGACCAGAGCTGGATTCTTAAAGTATTCATGTGATGTCACactggatccaaacacagcaaCCACATGGCTGTCATTATCTGATGAGAACAGAAAAGCAAAAGTAATGAGAGAAGAACAGTCTTATTCTAGTCACCCAGACCGATTCAGTGGATGTGATCAGGTCCTGAgtagagagagtctgactggacgttgttactgggaggtgaagtggagaggaggaggagttgatgTAGCAGTTGCGTACAAGAGTATCAGCAGAAAAGGGAACGgggatgaatgtgtgtttggataCAATAACAAATCTTGGGCATTAAGATGTAACAAAAACAGTTGTAACTTTCAGTACAACAAAGTCCAAACCCCTGTCTCTGGTCCTCGGTCCTCCAGACTAGGAgtgtacctggatcacagagcaggtattctgtccttctacagcgtctctgaaaccatgactctcctccacagagtccagaccacattcactcagcctctctatgcTGGACTTCATCCTTTCAGTTATGGAGACACTGCTGAGTTGTGTAATCTGAAATAG
- the LOC117746817 gene encoding tripartite motif-containing protein 16-like isoform X1, protein MANKRIKLDQETFSCSICLDFLKDPVTIPCGHSYCMNCIKHHWDEENGKKLHSCPQCRQTFTPRPVLLKNTMLADLVEQLKKTGLQAAPADHCYAGPEDVACDVCTRKRLKAIKSCLVCLVSYCEKHLQPHFKSYAFENHQLVDPSNQLQENICSRHDEVMKIFCRTDQQCICYLCLMDEHKGHDTVSSEAERTERQRELEGSRLNIQQRIQDREKDLKLLHQEVEAINLSADKTVEDSEKIFTELIRLMAKRSSRVKQQVRSQQRTEVSRVKELQEKLEQEITELKRNDAELKLLSHTEDLNQLLLNYPSLSPLSESTDSSSIIIRPLRYFEDVTAAVSGLRDELQDVLREKWTNVSLKVTEVDALLSQPEPKTRAGFLKYSCDVTLDPNTATTWLSLSDENRKAKVMREEQSYSSHPDRFSGCDQVLSRESLTGRCYWEVKWRGGGVDVAVAYKSISRKGNGDECVFGYNNKSWALRCNKNSCNFQYNKVQTPVSGPRSSRLGVYLDHRAGILSFYSVSETMTLLHRVQTTFTQPLYAGLHPFSYGDTAELCNLK, encoded by the coding sequence atggcaaataaaagaaTTAAGCTGGACCAGGAGACCTTCTCTTGTTCCATCTGTCTGGATTTCCTGAAGGATCCGGTGACTATTCCCTGTGGACACAGCTACTGCATGAACTGTATTAAACACCACTGGGATGAAGAGAATGGGAAGAAGCTCCACAGCTGCCCTCAGTGTAGGCAGACCTTCACACCGAGGCCTGTCCTGCTGAAGAACACCATGTTAGCAGATttagtggagcagctgaagaagactggactccaagctgctcctgctgatcactgctatgctggacctgaagatgtGGCCTGTGATGTCTGCACTAGGAAGAGACTAAAAGCCATCAAGTCTTGTCTGGTGTGTCTGGTttcttactgtgagaaacaccTTCAGCCTCATTTTAAATCTTATGCATTTGAAAatcaccagctggtggacccctccaaccagctccaggagaacatctgctctcGTCATGACGAGGTGATGAAGATCTTCTGTCGTACTGATCAGCAGTGTATCTGCTACCTCTGCTTAATGGATGAACATAAAGGCCACGACACCGTCTCATCTGAAGCAGAAaggaccgagaggcagagagaactggaggggagtcgactaaacatccagcagagaatccaggacagagagaaagacctgaagctgctccatcaggaggtggaggccatcaacctctctgctgataaaacagtggaggacagtgagaagatcttCACTGAGCTGATCCGTCTCATGGCGAAAAGAAGCTCTCgtgtgaagcagcaggtcagatcccagcagagaactgaagtgagtcgagtcaaagagcttcaggagaagctggagcaggagatcactgagctgaagcggaacgacgctgagctgaagctgctctcacacacagaggatctcaACCAGCTTCTACTCAACTACCCCTCACTGTCACCACTTAGTGAGTCTACAGACTCATCCAGCATCATCATCCGTCCTCTGAGATACTTTGAGGACGTGACGGCGGCTGTTTCAGGACTCAGAGATGAACTACAGGACGTCCTGAGAGAGAAGTGGACAAACGTCTCACTGAAGGTGACTGAAGTGGATGCTTTACTGTCTCAACCAGAGCCCAAGACCAGAGCTGGATTCTTAAAGTATTCATGTGATGTCACactggatccaaacacagcaaCCACATGGCTGTCATTATCTGATGAGAACAGAAAAGCAAAAGTAATGAGAGAAGAACAGTCTTATTCTAGTCACCCAGACCGATTCAGTGGATGTGATCAGGTCCTGAgtagagagagtctgactggacgttgttactgggaggtgaagtggagaggaggaggagttgatgTAGCAGTTGCGTACAAGAGTATCAGCAGAAAAGGGAACGgggatgaatgtgtgtttggataCAATAACAAATCTTGGGCATTAAGATGTAACAAAAACAGTTGTAACTTTCAGTACAACAAAGTCCAAACCCCTGTCTCTGGTCCTCGGTCCTCCAGACTAGGAgtgtacctggatcacagagcaggtattctgtccttctacagcgtctctgaaaccatgactctcctccacagagtccagaccacattcactcagcctctctatgcTGGACTTCATCCTTTCAGTTATGGAGACACTGCTGAGTTGTGTAATCTGAAATAG
- the LOC117746100 gene encoding tripartite motif-containing protein 16-like, with the protein MANKRIKLEQETFSCSICLDFLKDPVTIPCGHSYCMNCIKHHWDEENGKKLHSCPQCRQTFTPRPVPLKNTMLADLVEQLKKTGLQAAPADHCYAGPEDVACDVCTRKRLKAIKSCLVCLVSYCEKHLQPHFKSYAFKKHQLVDPSNQLQENICSRHDEVMKIFCRTDQQCICYLCLMDEHKGHDTVSSEAERTERQRELEGSRLNIQQRIQDREKDLKLLHQEVEAINLSADKTVEDSEKIFTELIRLMAKRSSRVKQQVRSQQRTEVSRVKELQEKLEQEITELKRNDAELKLLSHTEDLNQLLLNYPSLSPLSESTDSSSIIIRPLRYFEDVTAAVSGLRDELQDVLREKWTNVSLKVTEVDALLSQPEPKTRAGFLKYSCDVTLDPNTATTWLSLSDENRKAKVMREEQSYSSHPDRFSGCDQVLSRESLTGRCYWEVKWRGGGVDVAVAYKSISRKGNGDECVFGYNNKSWALRCNKNSCNFQYNKVQTPVSGPRSSRLGVYLDHRAGILSFYSISETMTLLHRVQTTFTQPLYAGLHPFSYGDTAELCNLK; encoded by the coding sequence atggcaaataaaagaataaagctGGAACAGGAGACCTTCTCTTGTTCCATCTGTCTGGATTTCCTGAAGGATCCGGTGACTATTCCCTGTGGACACAGCTACTGCATGAACTGTATTAAACACCACTGGGATGAAGAGAATGGGAAGAAGCTCCACAGCTGCCCTCAGTGTAGGCAGACCTTCACACCGAGGCCTGTCCCGCTGAAGAACACCATGTTAGCAGATttagtggagcagctgaagaagactggactccaagctgctcctgctgatcactgctatgctggacctgaagatgtGGCCTGTGATGTCTGCACTAGGAAGAGACTAAAAGCCATCAAGTCTTGTCTGGTGTGTCTGGTttcttactgtgagaaacaccTTCAGCCTCATTTTAAATCTTATGCATTCAAGaaacaccagctggtggacccctccaaccagctccaggagaacatctgctctcGTCATGACGAGGTGATGAAGATCTTCTGTCGTACTGATCAGCAGTGTATCTGCTACCTCTGCTTAATGGATGAACATAAAGGCCACGACACCGTCTCATCTGAAGCAGAAaggaccgagaggcagagagaactggaggggagtcgactaaacatccagcagagaatccaggacagagagaaagacctgaagctgctccatcaggaggtggaggccatcaacctctctgctgataaaacagtggaggacagtgagaagatcttCACTGAGCTGATCCGTCTCATGGCGAAAAGAAGCTCTCgtgtgaagcagcaggtcagatcccagcagagaactgaagtgagtcgagtcaaagagcttcaggagaagctggagcaggagatcactgagctgaagcggaacgacgctgagctgaagctgctctcacacacagaggatctcaACCAGCTTCTACTCAACTACCCCTCACTGTCACCACTTAGTGAGTCTACAGACTCATCCAGCATCATCATCCGTCCTCTGAGATACTTTGAGGACGTGACGGCGGCTGTTTCAGGACTCAGAGATGAACTACAGGACGTCCTGAGAGAGAAGTGGACAAACGTCTCACTGAAGGTGACTGAAGTGGATGCTTTACTGTCTCAACCAGAGCCCAAGACCAGAGCTGGATTCTTAAAGTATTCATGTGATGTCACactggatccaaacacagcaaCCACATGGCTGTCATTATCTGATGAGAACAGAAAAGCAAAAGTAATGAGAGAAGAACAGTCTTATTCTAGTCACCCAGACCGATTCAGTGGATGTGATCAGGTCCTGAgtagagagagtctgactggacgttgttactgggaggtgaagtggagaggaggaggagttgatgTAGCAGTTGCGTACAAGAGTATCAGCAGAAAAGGGAACGgggatgaatgtgtgtttggataCAATAACAAATCTTGGGCATTAAGATGTAACAAAAACAGTTGTAACTTTCAGTACAACAAAGTCCAAACTCCCGTCTCTGGTCCTCGGTCCTCCAGACTAGGAgtgtacctggatcacagagcaggtattctgtccttctacagcatctctgaaaccatgactctcctccacagagtccagaccacattcactcagcctctctatgcTGGACTTCATCCTTTCAGTTATGGAGACACTGCTGAGTTGTGTAATCTGAAATAG